The genomic DNA GCCCGGTCTCCGCGGTTCACGCGACGGTTGACACTGCGGCATTGCGAGTGCTGCTCTCCGATGCGCCGCTGGAGAGCGTGGGCACGCCCCTCGCGACGTACGGCATGCTCGTCCACCTGCCGCATCCGTCGGGTGTGCTGATGCCGTGCTATGTCGCGCTCTCATCGGTGATGGAGCCCGCGCTGGCAGCGAAGTTCCCCATGATGCGCACGTATCTCGTTCAATCCGCTGATGGCTTTGCCAGCGGGCGCATCGAGCTCACGCAGCGCGGTCTGACAGGCATGCTGCGCGAGCCGGCGGACCTCGGCCAGGGCGGCGGCACGTGGATGATCGACCTCTGGCGTTCCGGCGATGACTCGAACGTTGTGGCCTACTGGCTCCGCGACTTGCACGGCGCGACCGACTGGACCTGCCACACCCACGCGGGGCTCGGAGGCGACATCGTTGAACCCGCTCCGATTCGGGGTGGCGCGGGTGGCGACGGCGCGTCACGAGCACTCCAGGCGCGCCGGAACGTGCGGACCGCGATCGCCTGTACGGGCGAGTACGGGCTCCACCACAGCACGATCCAGGGGAACGAGCCAAACGCCGCGGATCCGATGGCCGCGATCGTGACGATCGTCTCCAGATCGAACGTCGTCTTCGAGATGGACCTGGGTGTCCACTTCGATCTTGTCGCGAACAACGACCTGATTGTCTACTTCGATCCCGCGACGGATCCATATCCGGACACCTGCGACGGCCTGGGCGGCAGCGACTGTTCGAGCCCCGTGCTCTCGGTGAATCGCACACACGTGCCAGAAGTGATCGGGAGCGCGAACTTTGACCTCGGCCACTGCGTGACGCGCATCGCCGGGGGGGTCGCGTATCTCCGCAGCGTCTGCACGAGCAACAAGGCCGGCGGCATCTCGGGCATTCCCCGGGGCGGCGATGCCGACCCGTTCTCCGCGCTCGTCGTCATCCACGAGTTCGGGCACCAGTTCGGAGCCAACCACACCTTCAGCGGCACACGCGGGCGGTGCGGCAACAACGCCAACCTCGCGACCGCGTGGGAAGCGGGAACAGGATCTTCGCCGATGGGCTATGCCGGCGGCTGTCCTGTCGGTGACGAGCCGCCCAGCGACAACATCGTGCAGTTCGCCGATCCCTGGTTCCACCACGGCAGCGTGCTCGAGATGCGGGCATTTCTGGACAGCGGCACGGCGTCTTGCATGTCACCTGTCGCCACAACGAACAACATCCCCGAGATCACGTTCCGCACGGCCGACACAGCGATCCCGCCCGGCACACCGTTTGTGCTGAGCGCGACCGCCATCGACGCCGACAACGACACGTTGACGTATTCATGGGAACAACGCGACGACGGGGTCCGCAGGCCGCTCACGGGCGAGGGCTCGGAAGATAACGGGCAAGGCGCACTCTTCCGCATCTTCCCGCCGGTGCTGGATGGCACCCGAACTTTCCCTCAGTGGTCAGACATTCTGTCCGGTGTCTCCACACCGGGAGAGAAGCTCCCGACGGCGACCAACGCGACGCGCAGGTTCCGGGTGATCGTTCGAGACAACAGCCCCGGCGCGGGCGGCGTCGCGATCTCCGGGACAGCAGACCTCTTCATTCCCTCTAGTGCATCACCGTTCATGGTGGTCGCGCCCGCAACAGGCAACGCGTTGGGCGCAGGAGCCGCGGCCGTGGCATGGACCGTCGGCAACACCAATCTCTCGCCGATCTCCTGCTCGCAGGTCGCGATCGACCTCTCGACCGACGACGGGCTCTCGTTCCCGATCTCGCTCGGCACCTTCCCGAACAACGGCAGCGCGACCGTTGATCTTCCCGCTGTCTCCACACCAGGGGCGCGGATCCGTGTCCGTGGCGTCGGCAGGATCTTCTTCAACGTCTCCGGCTCGTTTACGCTCGCGGGCTGTGCCGCGGACTTCAACATGGACGGCATCGCGGACGTGCTCGACTTCCTCGATTACATGGACGCCTTCGGCTCGTGCGGTGGTCAGCCAGCGCCCTGCGCCGGTTCGGGCGGCTTCGATGCGGACCTCAACGGTGACACGCTCGTCGATATTCTCGATTTCCTCGATTTCATGGATTCGTTCGGGATCGGGTGCTGAGCGGCACGAACGGAGCGAGAGTCCCTCTCCGCGATTGCCACCGAATTTTGTTCTCAGAGCGCGCCGGAATCCCTCCGGCCCGCTCTCTCGGTCGTGCTGCAAGGCGTATTGAGAATCGGAGGTTTGAGATGCGGAAGGCCAATCACATTCTGGGTGCGGCGTCCATGCTCGTTGCGATCGCGGGATGCGCGTGGGCAGAGGGCGATCGCGGTGTGCAGCTCTTCGATACGATCGGGGCGTCCGATCCGTCAGGCGGCATGTTCCAGATCCGCATCATCGACATGGCGACAGGAACGCACAAACCGTACATGAGCGTTCCATTTCCTGCCGGGTTCTCGTATGTGAGGTCCGCGACAACGCTCCCGGGCAATCGGCTGGCGTTCTCGATTTTCAAGGATTCCAGCACGCCGCTTCGCGCCATGATTGTTGATCCATTGACGGGTTCGGTGACAGACATCGTGGCAGGCGCTCCATTGAACGCCCGATACTGCGAGGCGTTCGAGTGGTCGCCGCGCCACAACGCCATCATCGTTTCGTACGCGAACCTCGGCAATTTCGGCACGACGTCCATCGCGCTCATGGATGAAACGGGCACGGTGCTCGCGACCGCTGCTTCCTCGCCGAGTCAGGCCGATCTTGACTTTGTGGCATGCGATGCGACCCGTGACATCTTCTTCGATCCGAATCGGACATCGACGAACCGCGTGGTGCAGCTTGCGACACCGTTCCCGGCACCGACGTTCTCGAACTTCGCATCCCCGCCAAGTCTCGCCCAGTTCGGTGATGCTGCGATCCACCCCGACAACGGGCGTATCTATATGATCCACGGAGCGAGTCTGAACCGAATCGCCGAACTGGTGGGTAACACCTACGTCCTCGGTCCGATCTTCGCGGGCGGGTTCAGCACGACCGCACTCGCGATCGTGACGCTGCCGCCTCGGATCCAGGTGCAGCCACTCGCCGACACCATCACATGCAAGGGCGGAACAGCGACGCTGACGCTTGAGTCGACGGGCGGCTCGCCGTCGCATCTCTGGCGGAAGCGAGTGGGTGGCGTGTGGATGCCCCTCGCCGATGGCCCGACCGGCACCGGCTCCATCATTTCAGGCGCAAACATGCCGAGCGTTTCGATCTCGAACTTCGGCGATGCGGACGAGGGTGAGTACTCGTGCATCCTCTTCGACACGGCCGCACCCGCGGGCGTGGAATCGGCATTGAGCTACGTCCGCGCCTGCATCGCGAACGTCAACTGCGATGGCGAAGTCGACATTCTCGACTTCCTCGACTTCATGGACGCCTTCGGCTCGTGCGATGGTCAGCCCTCGCCTTGTGCCGGTTCGGGCGGCTTCGACGCCGATCTCAACGGTGACACGATCATCGACATCATCGACTTCCTGGACTTCATGGACGCGTTCGGGAGCGGGTGCTGACACCCTCGCGTCCCGCTCCTGGTCGGTGGCCGACGGCATATCCCCAGGCGATGGTGCTGATCGTAAAGGTCTGGCTCTGTTGTGCCTTTCCCTCGTGGTTCGCGGCGACCTAGTCTCTTCGTGCGCCTTCTGAGCGCCGGAGACACACGCCCATGCGTCAACCCATCGTCGGCGGCAACTGGAAGATGAACACGAATCGTGCCTCGGGCGTCGAGCTTGCCCGTGCGGTGGCTGCTTCGTCAGCCGGGACGCAAGCACAGGTCGTCGTCTTCCCGCCCTTCCCCTATCTCCTTACCATCGCCGACACCCTCAAGGGCTCGCGCGTCATGCTGGGCGCGCAAGACGTCTCCGACCGCGCGGACGGCGCGTTCACAGGCGAGGTCTCATGCGCCATGCTCAGAGACTGCGGTGCGACCTGGGTGCTTGCGGGCCACTCGGAGCGTCGCCACGTCATCGGTGAGAGCGACGTGATCGTCAACGCCAAAGCCAGAGCCGCACTCGCAGCGGGCCTGGGCGTCATCCTCTGCATCGGTGAGAAGCTCGATCAACGCGAGCGGGGCGAGACAGACATTGTCAACGAGACCCAGTTGCGTGCCGGGCTGGCCGGGGTGGAGCCCGCCTCGCTCGCTCACGTGGTCATTGCCTATGAGCCGGTCTGGGCGATCGGTACCGGCAAGACCGCAAGCCCCGCCGATGCCCAGGCGGCCCACGCCCACATCCGCAAGGTGCTTCGCTCCATGTACGGGGCCGATCACGCCGAGGCGATGCGCATCCAATACGGCGGCTCCGTGACCGCGGCCAACGCGAAAGAACTCTTCTCTCAGCCCGACATCGACGGGGGCTTGATCGGCGGCGCGTCCCTCAAACCCGCCGACTTCGCGCAGATCGTCGCCGCCGCTTCACCCTGAGCACCACCCGCCTGCGGCCTACCATTCTGCCCTGTCTCTGGTGTCGCTTGCACTTCGGTGTTTGTCAGGGTTGTCAATACGACCTGTCAAACGCATCTTCTGGAGTTCGCTCGAATGTCTCCACTTGTCACACTGGCCGCGAATCAGTGGCTTGTCGGCGGTCTGGTGGTTCTGGGCATCGTCGCTTCGGTGCTGATGATCCTCACCATTCTGATCCAACGTCCGCAGGGCGGCGGGCTTGCCGCGGCTTTCGGCGGCGCGGGTGCCGGCTCTGGGCAGACGGCCTTCGGTGCCAAGACGGGCGATGCGCTCACGATCATGACGATCGTGGTCTTTATTTTCTGGCTGCTCGTCTCGATGGGGCTCGTCTACGCGACAAAGAGCCCGAGGCCCACGCCAGGTGCTCCGCAGAACCAGACCCCCGCCGGAGCGACAATGCCCGAGGGTGATGGCGCGGTGCCGCCCGCCGCAGGGTCGATGGATCCCGCCCGTCTCCCCGAGATGCCCGCAACCGACGCGCCAGTGTCTGTTCCCCCCGCAGATGCTGTGCCGGATACCTCGGGTGATGGGGAAGGTGGCCAAGCGGGCGAGGCCGATCCGGACGGCGGCCGCTGATCTGTCTGCAACTCCCGCCCGGGCGGTGTGACCCGCAATCGAGGATTCGCTAGACTGCCACGGCACGCGATCGGGCGTGCTCGTGTCGTGGAGATATTCGTGATTCGCAGCATGACCGGATTTGGCGAGGCCTCAGCGCAGATCGACGGCGTTCACTATCACGTCGAGGTCCGGTCTCTCAACAACAAGTACTTCAAGGCCGTGATACGCCTGCCGGATCAGTTGCAGTCACTTGAGGCCGAGTTCGAGTCCGAGCTGCGCCGCAGGATTTCGAGGGGCAGCATCACGATGACCGCCTCGTGCACCGACTCAGGAGTCGGCGGCGCACACACCGTGAATCACGAGGCGCTCGAGCACTACATCGAGCAGATCCGGCGCGCCCCCATGATCGCTGACGGCACCGTGCGCGTCGATGTCTCCGGACTGTTGACGCTCCCGGGGGTGCTCACAGCCCCTGTAGACAGCGAGGATCGGCTCGACAGGGCCCGCCGCGCGATGCTCCCCCTCCTCCATCGCGCGTGCGAGGGACTGCTCGGCATGCGCGAGCGTGAGGGCCGCCTGCTCGCCGACGAACTCCTCTCCCACCGGACGCAGATCGCGGGACGGCTCTCCCGTATCTCCGAGCGTGCGCCCACGGTCGTGAGTGAGTACGAGACTCGACTCAGGTCCCGCATCGAGATGATGGTCAAGGGGACCGAGGTCGTGGTGAACCCTGCCGACCTGATCCGCGAGATCGCGATCTACGCCGAGAAGTCGGACATCGCCGAAGAGATCCACCGTCTCACCGGCCACATCGAGCAGTTCCAGCAACTGCTTACAAACGGCGATGGCAATCCCCTCGGCCGCACGCTCGAGTTTCTCTCACAGGAAATGCTCCGCGAGGCGAACACGATCGCAAGCAAGTCGCCCGATTCGGAGATCTCGCGTCTGATCGTCGAGGTCAAGGGCGCGATCGACCGCATTAAAGAACAGGTCCAGAACGTCGAGTGATCCCGGCCTAGGCCGAGGGTTGTCTTTCGGTGCTGACCTGGCTTCTTGGACTTTGTATATGGGGGTCGTGAAGGGGGCGATGGTGGGGGGTTGGTGGGGGGTTGGTGGGGGGGGTGCAACGTGCATAAGGCCTGGCGCGTAGAATCCCTCATTGGAGGTTCCGGTGCGGAGCGCCGCTGCACAATCCAGAGTCTTCCGATCTGCGGCTCGCGCGTTGGCCATCCATGCCGCGATCTGCGGGCTTGGACTCGCCGTTGCGGGCAGGGCGTTGGCGCAGCCCGGCAGCTCGGACGCGCCGCACAGAACGCTCGACCTCACGCCGCTGATCCGTGCGCTTGATTCGTCATCGCTCGACGAGCGGGATCGCGCCGTCGAGCAACTCGGCGCAAACCCCGCGATCACGGCGCGAGAGGTGCTCGCGATCCTCAGGGATGTTCAAGGGCTCACGCCCGAGCAGCGTGCCCGTCTTATCGATCTCGGCAGGGCGATGTTCAAGAACTCTCCGCGTGCCGCCATGGGGATCCAGTTCGGGGGCACAGTCGAGAACGGCGTGGCCGTCGCTACGTTGATCGAAGGATTCGACGCGGCCCGGCACCTGCGTCCGGGCGATGTCATCGAGGCGGCCAACGGCGAGCCCCTCTCGCAGAATCGGCTCCGGGCCGTGATCGTCTCGCACGATCCCGGCGAATCCATGTCGTTGCGTGTGAGGCGTCTGGACTCGGAAGGACGAGCAGAGTCGATCGACGTGCGCGTTGCGCTCGGCTCCTTCAACCGGCTGCGCGGTGGCGGGTTCCTCGACAGCCAGACGCTCGAGGAAGCGTGGCGCATCCGCATGTCCAGGGCGGGCATCATCAGCGCGGGGGCCGAAGGTGTGATCGGCGTCGCGGTCGATCGGGACGCGTGGCTCGCGTGCGCGCAGGCACTCGCCAGATGGGCCGATTCCGACACGGGGCCGGGCACGGCACGCTCGCCCAGAGCAGGTGTGGCCGGCGAGTCCCGTTCCGAGTGGCACGATTCCGGCAGCGAGTCGTTCTCGATGCAGGTCAACGGCCGAGATCCGAACCGCATGGAGGTCGATGCCCAGCGCCTCGTCCTGCTCGAACGCCTCCAGGTGCTGCAGCTCCAGATGGAGGCGATGCGGAGCGCACAGCGGGCCAATCTCGCGGCACTCCAGAACCCGTCCCTCTCCCCGAATGAGCGAGCGAAACTGCTGAACGAGAACGAGCGGCTCGCTCAAGAGCTGCTCCCCCTCGAGCGGCAGATGACAGATCTCCGCGGGGCTCTCAACCGTCGGCAATAAGCTGCCCGACGATCTCTATCGCCCACGCGACCTCCGGATGGTCGTTGACATCGGGGCGAGCGAGCAGGATCGCACGCTCGCAGCGTGCCCGCGCCTTCTCGATTGATGGACGCGCGTTGGTCGACATGTCGAGGTAGTTGTCGTGCGTGTCGGCGAGTTTGATCAGCCGCGCCTGCCACGGACCCAGCGAGAGACGACGGTCATAGTCTGACTCGCGCTCGTGCTCAGGCAACGCGGCGTTCTTCGTCAGTGCTGACACACACTCGGCCACATCATGGCCGAAGGTCTCCTCGATATCGTCGTAGTCGGTGGAGGTGTCCTCGATGGTGTCGTGGAGCAGGGCCGCTGTGATAGCGATCGGATCGTCGCAGCCGAAGGTGTCGCGGACGGTCATCGCCACGCGAAAGACGTGCGCGACGTACGGCGTGCGCCCGTCCTTGCGCATGCCGTGACGATGGGC from Phycisphaeraceae bacterium includes the following:
- the tpiA gene encoding triose-phosphate isomerase yields the protein MRQPIVGGNWKMNTNRASGVELARAVAASSAGTQAQVVVFPPFPYLLTIADTLKGSRVMLGAQDVSDRADGAFTGEVSCAMLRDCGATWVLAGHSERRHVIGESDVIVNAKARAALAAGLGVILCIGEKLDQRERGETDIVNETQLRAGLAGVEPASLAHVVIAYEPVWAIGTGKTASPADAQAAHAHIRKVLRSMYGADHAEAMRIQYGGSVTAANAKELFSQPDIDGGLIGGASLKPADFAQIVAAASP
- the secG gene encoding preprotein translocase subunit SecG, which gives rise to MSPLVTLAANQWLVGGLVVLGIVASVLMILTILIQRPQGGGLAAAFGGAGAGSGQTAFGAKTGDALTIMTIVVFIFWLLVSMGLVYATKSPRPTPGAPQNQTPAGATMPEGDGAVPPAAGSMDPARLPEMPATDAPVSVPPADAVPDTSGDGEGGQAGEADPDGGR
- a CDS encoding YicC family protein — its product is MIRSMTGFGEASAQIDGVHYHVEVRSLNNKYFKAVIRLPDQLQSLEAEFESELRRRISRGSITMTASCTDSGVGGAHTVNHEALEHYIEQIRRAPMIADGTVRVDVSGLLTLPGVLTAPVDSEDRLDRARRAMLPLLHRACEGLLGMREREGRLLADELLSHRTQIAGRLSRISERAPTVVSEYETRLRSRIEMMVKGTEVVVNPADLIREIAIYAEKSDIAEEIHRLTGHIEQFQQLLTNGDGNPLGRTLEFLSQEMLREANTIASKSPDSEISRLIVEVKGAIDRIKEQVQNVE
- a CDS encoding PDZ domain-containing protein codes for the protein MRSAAAQSRVFRSAARALAIHAAICGLGLAVAGRALAQPGSSDAPHRTLDLTPLIRALDSSSLDERDRAVEQLGANPAITAREVLAILRDVQGLTPEQRARLIDLGRAMFKNSPRAAMGIQFGGTVENGVAVATLIEGFDAARHLRPGDVIEAANGEPLSQNRLRAVIVSHDPGESMSLRVRRLDSEGRAESIDVRVALGSFNRLRGGGFLDSQTLEEAWRIRMSRAGIISAGAEGVIGVAVDRDAWLACAQALARWADSDTGPGTARSPRAGVAGESRSEWHDSGSESFSMQVNGRDPNRMEVDAQRLVLLERLQVLQLQMEAMRSAQRANLAALQNPSLSPNERAKLLNENERLAQELLPLERQMTDLRGALNRRQ
- a CDS encoding bifunctional (p)ppGpp synthetase/guanosine-3',5'-bis(diphosphate) 3'-pyrophosphohydrolase gives rise to the protein MSSPMWIEAVSYAARAHRHGMRKDGRTPYVAHVFRVAMTVRDTFGCDDPIAITAALLHDTIEDTSTDYDDIEETFGHDVAECVSALTKNAALPEHERESDYDRRLSLGPWQARLIKLADTHDNYLDMSTNARPSIEKARARCERAILLARPDVNDHPEVAWAIEIVGQLIADG